A genome region from Phalacrocorax carbo chromosome 27, bPhaCar2.1, whole genome shotgun sequence includes the following:
- the TESPA1 gene encoding protein TESPA1, whose amino-acid sequence MEGTSVLSPSSWEKRRAWARQSRCWRTTVVEEEAAAAMQDVPELQPPHLDDVFLEGSTSSKIETWLQECGSSVEVPPEELGLLGPYGCGSNGTSFEDDLTLGAEALLLPGSDKAMGRAPQDKHLNLGHSMASSALSSLTTKTSSSISEVLEWWQADAEEILYNLGFVQSEPEAVARIPARFFSSPSRAKGIDFQLFLKAQVRRMEMEDPCLMLASRFQQVQALAATADAFFCLYSYVSRTPVQRISPTRFAWACPDIPDIHIAPAQPSTLSPVERLKKAVSTMCLYTSPRDEDSPRGAGRAPTVPTSQPSALGKVVQEVLERAREDRFRFDPADVLEGWERDGGAGTVQDGQGEKRGPPAPPSVRLARGVPACPRHGGADAPARCGGEREPTLRPAPVGTPAGAARGCPERSCPHGQGSGESPAGAARGAGGALCPVGAGWVSTEEHQPDAAVNVTLSPMPDPLAPHASRVWVTPEHPEGMGSEGDSGFSSGPWGTSPRRKSGSHGCDPLDPAWAHTPSSDTPRTGGHRPRRSRGRCRGGSLRDARWQQGDAPELQPPGKGPLPHRPSWQEPVDSFEMEEVLSASEDDDDDDGDAHEEASRSLHPSVGVRRSFMPHASSVQSDSSGFVEEPVPSQPPAARLHGTGQAA is encoded by the exons ATGGAAGGCACGTCGGTGCTGAGCCCCTCCTCATGGGAGAAGCGGCGCGCGTGGGCCAGGCAGAGCCGGTGCTGGAGGACCACcgtggtggaggaggaggcggccgcCGCCATGCAGGACGTCCCCGAGCTGCAGCCGCCCCACCTGGACGACGTCTTCCTCGAAG GAAGCACCTCCAGCAAGATAGAGACGTGGCTGCAGGAGTGTGG GTCATCGGTGGAGGTCCCACCAGAGGAGCTGGGCTTGCTGGGCCCCTATG GGTGCGGGAGCAACGGGACCAGCTTCGAGGATGACCTGACCCTGGGAGCTGAAG CTCTTCTGCTACCAGGGAGTGACAAGGCCATGGGCAG AGCTCCGCAGGACAAGCACCTTAACCTGGGGCACAGCATGGCATCCAGTGCCCTCTCCAGCCTCACCACCAAGACCAGCTCCAG caTCTCCGAGGTCCTGGAGTGGTGGCAGGCGGATGCCGAGGAGATCCTCTACAACCTGGGCTTTGTGCAGAGCGAGCCGGAGGCCGTCGCCCGCATCCCCGCGCGCTTCTTCTCGTCTCCCTCCCGTGCCAAGGGCATCgacttccagctcttcctcAAGGCCCAAGTGCGGCGCATGGAGATGGAGGACCCCTGCCTGATGCTGGCCA GTCGCTTCCAGCAGGTCCAGGCTCTGGCCGCCACAGCCGATGCTTTCTTCTGCCTCTACTCCTACGTCTCGCGGACCCCCGTGCAGCGCATCTCCCCCACCCGCTTCGCCTGGGCTTGTCCCGACATCCCCGACATCCACAtcgcccctgcccagcccagcaccctctcACCCGTGGAGCGCCTGAAGAAGGCTGTGTCCACCATGTGCCTCTACACGTCCCCGCGGGACGAGGACAGCCCGCGGGGGGCCGGCCGGGCGCCCACCGTGCCCACCAGCCAGCCCAGCGCCCTGGGGAAGGTGGTGCAGGAGGTGCTGGAACGGGCACGGGAGGACCGGTTTCGGTTCGACCCGGCCGATGTCCTCGAGGGCTGGGAAAGGGATGGGGGCGCGGGGACGGTGCAGGACGGGCAGGGAGAGAAGCGGGGTCCCCCGGCACCGCCGTCAGTGCGGCTGGCGCGGGGTGTCCCCGCGTGTCCCCGGCATGGCGGTGCGGATGCCCCGGCACGCTGCGGAGGGGAGCGGGAGCCGACCCTGAGGCCAGCCCCGGTGGGGAcgccggcgggggctgcgcggggaTGCCCGGAGCGGTCCTGTCCCCATGGCCAGGGGAGCGGAGAGAGCCCcgcgggggcggcccggggggccgggggtgctCTGTGCCCGGTGGGAGCAGGATGGGTCAGCACGGAGGAGCACCAGCCAGACGCTGCTGTGAATGTCACCTTGTCCCCGATGCCAGATCCCCTGGCCCCCCACGCCAGCCGGGTGTGGGTCACCCCAGAGCACCCAGAGGGGATGGGATCCGAGGGGGACTCAGGCTTCAGCTCCGGCCCCTGGGGGACCTCCCCCAGAAGGAAATCAGGGTCCCATGGGTGCGACCCCCTGGACCCTGCTTGGGCACATACCCCCAGCTCTGACACACCAAGAACTGGAGGCCACCGGCCTCGGCGGAGCAGgggccggtgccgggggggctCCCTGAGGGATGCCAGGTGGCAGCAGGGCGATGCACCGGAGCTGCAGCCCCCTGGGAAGGGCCCCTTGCCCCACCGTCCCAGCTGGCAGGAGCCAGTGGACTCCTTCGAGATGGAGGAG GTGCTGAGTGCCAGCGAGGATGATGATGACGATGATGGTGATGCCCACGAGGAAGCCAGCcgctccctccatccctccgTCGGGGTCCGGAGAA gcTTCATGCCGCACGCCAGCAGCGTGCAGTCCGACAGCAGCGGCTTCGTGGAGGAGCCGGTGCCCAGCCAGCCGCCCGCTGCCCGGCTCCACGGCACCGGCCAGGCGGCCTGA